In Symmachiella dynata, the following are encoded in one genomic region:
- a CDS encoding S1C family serine protease, with protein sequence MTAVIAAQRFACFQAQNNERKRYKGNSIVFAVVLLLATVAGMNTALGQQTPEEAIDVAQFVRTAIPLKEIKGDIKKPATPLPATEMAQVKFSIYSVNMKRKEARAIWVSPGSYFKKRKSDHDYSVSITLAIHDTAKACLTRAKQDYELYAKREKGVLRKLDAGDLSFTWLPIYSNKIDVTSETHIVLGRYRLHTRVTHRNPSFVGEEFDQIAFTTKESTRLARLAFKKLEELVGKSPIQLDITLRDEDQQFTMSDRAELIITVSNQGGRTYEDCTLHVTVEGEFGKPDDPAFYFPADGDAVTTQRNFRVALRPKTKQTFVIPVRSADMVARKKDADVKKQWHLDRKTWMYLNLLRAPSLDEKPAKELSVALKQALDVQVIGKKETKGRQEKLYDAKESIHIASDNGKPGAIARITYPDFRPVVGMPQVDEARREYYMKGDIRISQVGNQSIRALAIRAARYGNTWTRNGPPPGNPEFPETPAKVVENIAEFVTDALMPKGAPADMWTPTGNAESIWRREYGFGAPLPNYKMTDPDVGTTFVCQEHAMLLGSLVRSLGFPCRDVNVLTFIVLVRPAWQDASNDVWYDGHWNYWGLFDYTDPTPEPFRDPDAWYKCWHGRYVVYRGKARFDAEKHNITSRFNIGEGKIGHSHWHKPYMSYWESDGDGTRLKDGRLVLSEQPEVQIDIHSPIALLVELPDGRRFGMTEKPAGDPAAWFFGDQRPGLINEIPGCMYVPENMLKAYPSPAAGKEGHVAPQRLVIRLPDGVAPNELKLKLTATGTGDYRIDLRDVNQQGIQAYQTKTGEVNEGDVATISTGDFTPQGERTIPVIVPPTQMPSADHLTPYLGITTHAIDQILAESLQVPQRSGVMVGYVESNSPAAAAGLKSFDVVTTINARRVTNRDVVREIVRNAKKGDVMSLEVKRLGRVEIPLTNRPTPQSLPETPGELLLSEDFSDVENRVAERWSDGYNIAGVAGNRGQWHALLSPQSVHELQDGKVVKHVEELEKLMATYADSNWELRHIAHNDHEWVGIFEKRNSLRKQVLTTHKTRKEVYAEIKKRWKQKYQVTAAAHGESRWVLLFTKNSGLRGQSYVSYDEWDKVKDGIRRKWKQDRGITSVARDGKRWLVIFSRRNSHKERWYVGSPKFLDKKIAKSRADGYRLALVADSSKNWFVVLTKPK encoded by the coding sequence ATGACCGCGGTAATAGCTGCACAGCGATTCGCATGTTTTCAAGCTCAGAACAATGAGCGAAAACGGTACAAGGGCAATTCGATCGTGTTCGCAGTGGTTTTGCTTTTGGCTACCGTTGCTGGAATGAATACTGCGCTCGGTCAGCAAACTCCAGAAGAAGCGATCGATGTCGCGCAATTCGTTCGCACGGCCATTCCGCTCAAAGAGATCAAAGGAGACATTAAAAAGCCGGCAACGCCGCTCCCTGCAACCGAGATGGCTCAAGTCAAATTCAGTATCTATTCGGTCAATATGAAGCGGAAGGAGGCCCGCGCCATTTGGGTCTCTCCGGGCAGTTACTTTAAAAAGCGGAAATCAGACCACGACTACAGTGTGAGCATTACTTTGGCGATTCACGATACGGCCAAGGCGTGCCTGACCCGCGCCAAGCAAGACTACGAACTCTACGCGAAACGCGAAAAGGGTGTCCTGCGAAAGCTTGATGCCGGAGATTTGTCATTCACGTGGTTGCCGATCTATTCCAATAAAATCGACGTAACGTCCGAGACACACATCGTTCTAGGTCGTTATCGACTGCATACGCGCGTCACGCACCGTAATCCCTCGTTTGTCGGTGAGGAATTTGATCAGATTGCTTTTACTACGAAAGAATCGACGCGGCTTGCACGACTAGCTTTTAAGAAGCTTGAGGAGTTGGTCGGTAAAAGTCCGATTCAATTGGACATTACGCTTCGGGACGAAGATCAACAGTTCACGATGTCCGACCGAGCCGAGTTGATAATCACAGTTTCCAATCAAGGAGGTCGGACGTACGAGGATTGTACGTTGCACGTGACCGTCGAGGGAGAGTTCGGCAAGCCGGATGATCCAGCGTTTTACTTTCCAGCGGATGGTGATGCCGTCACGACTCAGCGCAATTTTCGCGTTGCATTACGACCTAAAACTAAACAGACATTTGTGATTCCTGTTCGCTCAGCTGACATGGTTGCACGTAAGAAAGATGCCGATGTCAAGAAGCAGTGGCATTTGGATCGCAAGACCTGGATGTATCTGAACCTACTACGAGCACCGTCTTTGGACGAAAAACCGGCAAAGGAACTGTCCGTCGCGCTGAAGCAGGCACTGGACGTTCAAGTCATCGGTAAAAAAGAGACAAAGGGCCGTCAAGAAAAACTCTACGACGCAAAAGAATCCATTCACATCGCATCGGACAATGGAAAGCCGGGAGCGATCGCCCGAATCACATATCCTGACTTTCGGCCGGTCGTCGGCATGCCCCAGGTCGATGAAGCCCGCCGCGAATACTACATGAAAGGCGACATTCGCATCTCACAGGTCGGCAATCAGTCGATCCGCGCTCTGGCGATACGGGCTGCTCGATATGGGAATACCTGGACGCGAAACGGTCCTCCGCCGGGTAATCCTGAATTCCCGGAAACGCCGGCGAAAGTTGTGGAGAATATCGCGGAATTCGTGACAGATGCCTTAATGCCCAAAGGGGCGCCTGCCGACATGTGGACGCCGACGGGTAATGCCGAGTCGATATGGCGGCGGGAATACGGATTTGGGGCTCCCCTGCCTAATTATAAGATGACCGATCCTGATGTGGGAACGACGTTCGTCTGTCAAGAACATGCGATGTTGTTGGGGTCGCTCGTCCGTTCATTGGGATTTCCTTGTCGCGACGTGAACGTGCTGACCTTCATCGTCTTGGTTCGGCCGGCTTGGCAAGATGCTTCGAACGACGTCTGGTACGACGGACATTGGAATTATTGGGGGTTGTTCGACTATACCGATCCAACCCCCGAACCGTTTCGCGATCCCGATGCTTGGTACAAATGTTGGCATGGTCGATATGTGGTCTATCGCGGTAAGGCTCGATTCGACGCCGAAAAACACAATATCACCAGTCGGTTCAACATCGGCGAAGGCAAAATTGGCCATTCGCATTGGCACAAACCGTATATGAGTTATTGGGAATCTGACGGCGACGGAACACGGTTGAAGGATGGACGCCTCGTGCTGTCGGAACAACCTGAGGTACAGATTGACATCCATTCGCCGATTGCCTTACTCGTCGAACTGCCCGATGGCCGGCGGTTCGGCATGACCGAAAAACCGGCAGGCGATCCAGCGGCCTGGTTCTTTGGTGACCAACGACCCGGTCTCATCAACGAAATTCCCGGTTGCATGTATGTGCCCGAAAATATGCTCAAAGCCTATCCGAGTCCCGCAGCGGGCAAGGAGGGGCACGTGGCCCCCCAGCGGCTGGTCATTCGTCTCCCCGACGGCGTCGCGCCGAATGAACTCAAGCTCAAACTGACGGCAACCGGTACCGGGGACTATCGTATCGATCTGCGGGATGTCAACCAGCAGGGCATCCAAGCCTATCAAACAAAAACCGGTGAGGTGAATGAGGGGGACGTCGCAACCATCAGCACAGGTGATTTCACGCCCCAAGGAGAGCGGACAATCCCCGTCATCGTGCCACCCACACAGATGCCTTCTGCAGACCACCTCACCCCTTACCTCGGCATTACCACGCACGCGATCGACCAGATCTTGGCGGAATCCCTGCAAGTTCCCCAGCGATCCGGTGTGATGGTTGGTTATGTAGAGTCAAATAGCCCTGCTGCAGCTGCGGGATTAAAGTCCTTCGATGTTGTCACCACGATCAATGCCCGCCGGGTGACGAATCGTGACGTCGTTCGAGAGATTGTCCGTAACGCAAAAAAGGGCGATGTGATGTCGCTGGAAGTCAAGCGCTTGGGGCGAGTTGAAATCCCATTAACGAACCGCCCGACTCCACAAAGTCTGCCCGAAACTCCTGGCGAGTTGCTGCTCTCAGAGGATTTCTCTGACGTAGAGAATCGGGTGGCGGAGCGGTGGAGTGACGGTTATAACATCGCCGGTGTCGCAGGGAATCGGGGCCAGTGGCATGCGCTTTTATCACCGCAATCTGTGCATGAGCTACAAGACGGCAAGGTCGTGAAGCATGTCGAGGAACTCGAAAAACTCATGGCGACATATGCCGATTCGAATTGGGAACTGCGACACATCGCTCACAACGATCACGAATGGGTTGGTATTTTCGAAAAACGCAATTCATTGCGAAAGCAAGTACTCACAACTCACAAAACCCGCAAAGAGGTCTATGCGGAAATAAAAAAACGATGGAAGCAGAAATATCAAGTGACCGCCGCCGCACATGGGGAATCGCGTTGGGTTTTGTTGTTTACAAAGAATTCAGGTCTGCGTGGGCAGTCCTATGTGAGCTACGATGAATGGGATAAAGTCAAAGACGGTATTCGCAGAAAGTGGAAGCAAGACCGAGGGATCACCAGCGTCGCCCGAGATGGCAAACGGTGGCTGGTCATCTTCTCTCGACGCAATTCACATAAAGAACGTTGGTACGTCGGCTCGCCCAAATTCTTGGACAAAAAAATTGCCAAGTCCCGCGCCGATGGTTATCGCCTCGCCTTGGTCGCAGACAGCTCCAAGAATTGGTTCGTCGTATTGACCAAGCCGAAATAG
- a CDS encoding transposase has translation MALGKRRSERQGEFWVAATDLSSGPQHLFYEKLNAILAEADFDDFVEELCEPFYAGGGRPSIPPGVFFRMMYVGYFEGIDSQRGIAWRCADSLSIRRFLGYRQHEATPDHSSLSRIRTRLPLEVFHDVHVCVLQLLIANKLVDGTTVGVDATLLEANAAMKSIVRKDNGEDWEEYIKRLAAEDGIEIKTKAELIRYDKQRSKEGKKKVSNDEWESPSDPDARIAKMKDGRTHLAYKAEHVVDLDTEAILDAEIYHANEGDTATLIPSLEQAQKYLDRASGWTRDIKKVVADKGYHAVETLARCATLGWGCGGMKTYIPEPERKYEWSWLDRPDAQQQAVTNNHRRMQRAYGKRLQRRRSEVVERSFAHVCETGGGRRSWLRGIDEVRKRHLMTATAHNLGLVLRKLLGTGKVRQFGSLCAGVFVQSCGVIRRFACLGSCARQLRAIFRKHHINQAQAA, from the coding sequence ATGGCGTTGGGGAAGCGGCGGTCGGAACGGCAGGGGGAGTTTTGGGTGGCGGCGACCGACTTGTCGAGCGGGCCGCAGCATCTGTTTTATGAAAAGCTTAATGCGATCCTGGCCGAGGCTGACTTCGATGACTTTGTCGAAGAGTTGTGCGAACCTTTTTACGCAGGCGGCGGTCGGCCGTCGATTCCGCCGGGCGTGTTTTTTCGCATGATGTACGTGGGCTATTTCGAGGGCATCGATTCGCAACGCGGCATCGCTTGGCGGTGCGCAGACAGCCTGTCGATCCGGCGATTTCTGGGCTACCGGCAGCACGAAGCGACGCCCGATCATTCGAGCCTGAGCCGCATCCGCACCCGCTTGCCGCTGGAAGTCTTTCACGACGTGCACGTCTGCGTGCTGCAGTTGTTGATCGCAAACAAGCTCGTCGACGGGACGACAGTCGGCGTGGATGCGACACTGCTTGAAGCCAACGCGGCGATGAAATCGATCGTCCGCAAAGACAACGGCGAGGATTGGGAAGAGTACATCAAGCGACTGGCGGCCGAGGACGGCATCGAAATCAAAACCAAGGCCGAGCTCATTCGCTACGACAAACAGCGCAGCAAAGAGGGAAAGAAGAAAGTTTCCAACGACGAGTGGGAGTCGCCGTCCGACCCCGATGCTCGCATCGCCAAGATGAAAGACGGTCGCACGCATCTGGCCTACAAGGCCGAACACGTCGTCGACCTCGACACCGAAGCGATTCTCGACGCGGAAATTTATCACGCGAACGAAGGGGACACCGCCACGCTGATTCCGAGTCTTGAGCAGGCGCAAAAGTATTTGGATCGGGCGAGCGGTTGGACACGGGACATTAAAAAGGTGGTGGCCGACAAAGGTTATCACGCAGTTGAAACGTTGGCGCGTTGTGCGACATTGGGTTGGGGGTGCGGCGGCATGAAGACGTATATCCCCGAACCGGAAAGGAAGTACGAATGGAGTTGGCTCGACCGGCCCGATGCACAACAGCAAGCCGTGACGAACAACCACCGCCGCATGCAGCGCGCGTACGGCAAGCGGTTGCAGCGTCGTCGCAGCGAAGTGGTGGAGCGCAGTTTCGCACACGTGTGCGAGACGGGCGGCGGCCGTCGCAGTTGGCTTCGCGGGATCGACGAAGTCAGAAAACGGCACCTGATGACGGCAACAGCGCACAATTTAGGCCTGGTGCTGCGCAAGCTGTTGGGAACGGGAAAAGTGCGACAATTCGGGTCGTTGTGCGCGGGAGTTTTTGTGCAATCTTGCGGCGTAATCCGCCGATTCGCGTGTCTGGGGTCGTGTGCTAGACAACTGCGCGCCATATTTCGCAAACATCACATCAACCAAGCCCAGGCCGCGTGA
- a CDS encoding DUF4419 domain-containing protein: MGDTTFEVSPEVRPTKKLETVDYVGALRIALRRPIEASWLPRNPLVACDNDHALLSAIRIAFYNHMPLRLSPDAIWITIARGFALHVNEHAEELRHRFVSHKGKEKLVVNRMDFAPGEDNPWPEVFEEFSIQLADRTGDLASLVQADFSTTGPVERAISHLMAMDAFKSYFEFEMFAGCGIPNVTLTGTLEDWQDLRARTRRFKDYGLKEWIEALDPILEQFESAKSGNPEADFWKSMFRFNSSSGADVMTGWANVLFPYFQDSDESLYRNPYLDDWRQRLEIDDKQTWRERGDDPQGIGLASIPSCFTNVALKVHWGDVETEMRLVGGLLGVSQNEETQEVEPECGWVVIYDEPVDPLSKYYKRLDDLKNL; the protein is encoded by the coding sequence ATGGGAGACACGACTTTTGAGGTTTCGCCCGAGGTAAGACCGACAAAGAAGCTCGAAACCGTAGACTATGTCGGCGCGTTGAGAATCGCATTGCGTAGGCCAATCGAGGCAAGCTGGCTCCCGAGAAATCCGTTAGTAGCTTGTGACAACGACCATGCGCTGCTTTCAGCCATTCGGATTGCCTTCTACAACCATATGCCGCTGCGACTCTCGCCAGACGCCATCTGGATAACGATAGCACGCGGTTTCGCATTGCATGTGAATGAGCATGCCGAAGAACTCCGGCACCGTTTCGTCAGTCACAAAGGCAAAGAAAAACTTGTGGTGAATCGCATGGATTTCGCCCCAGGTGAGGACAATCCCTGGCCCGAAGTTTTTGAGGAGTTCAGCATTCAGTTGGCAGACCGCACGGGAGACCTAGCTTCGTTAGTACAAGCTGACTTCAGCACCACCGGTCCTGTCGAGCGAGCGATATCGCACTTGATGGCCATGGACGCGTTTAAGTCCTACTTTGAATTCGAGATGTTCGCAGGGTGTGGTATACCCAATGTCACGCTCACAGGAACATTAGAAGATTGGCAAGACCTCCGTGCACGGACACGGCGATTTAAAGACTACGGACTTAAAGAATGGATTGAAGCTTTGGACCCCATATTGGAGCAATTTGAATCTGCCAAGAGCGGAAATCCTGAAGCCGATTTCTGGAAATCCATGTTCAGATTCAACAGCAGTTCAGGGGCTGATGTAATGACCGGATGGGCAAACGTATTGTTTCCCTACTTTCAAGACAGCGATGAAAGCCTTTACCGGAATCCTTATCTTGATGATTGGCGGCAACGGCTGGAAATCGATGACAAACAGACTTGGCGTGAACGCGGGGATGACCCCCAAGGCATCGGGTTAGCGTCTATTCCTTCTTGTTTCACTAACGTCGCATTGAAAGTTCATTGGGGGGATGTCGAGACAGAGATGCGATTGGTTGGAGGATTGCTTGGCGTTAGTCAAAACGAAGAGACACAGGAGGTAGAACCCGAATGTGGATGGGTCGTCATTTATGACGAACCAGTCGACCCTCTGTCAAAATACTACAAGCGGCTCGATGACCTAAAGAATCTCTGA
- a CDS encoding DUF4838 domain-containing protein — MIRTSCVLVFHMVALLAAPAMASDAVQLAADGKSHFPVVVSESASDRLQLAAKTLADYLGRISRSGFEVTTGDGTHGIAVGTARSFPSLKLLSDFDSTDINRREEYLLRSHSDGIWLIGATELAVEHAIWDLLYRLGHRQFFPGEIWEVVPTVPNLNIEVDTFQRPDYLSRRIWYGYGMWDYNSEPYKQWCARNRCVPGIHLNTGHAYDRVVKDARKEFDRHPEYWPLLDGDRKPVKNPKPCLGNPAVRSLFVQYALQRLEKDPNLDSISMDPSDGGGWCECEKCTQLGSVSDQATTLANEVASAVSKQFPGKLVGIYAYNYHSPPPSVLVNSNVVVSVATAFIKGGQSLDEIITGWSAQGATLGIREYYSVNVWDRDQPGHARGSKLDYLRRTIPDFHASGARFMSAESSDNWGPNGLGYYLASRMLWDVDEAKQVDDLTEDFLTNCFGPAKEPMREFYQQLDGSKPHLAFDDQLGRMFRALDSAKQLLASDKTAASDESSERIKARLNDLILYARYVDLFDRYQHAEGSARQAAFEAMIRHTYRMRQTMLVHAKALYRDVVARDKKVSIPVDATWSVAESKNPWKTSTPFSAEELNSFLREGIEQHQLLSLDFEPIAYSEELVPGTSLKLTSAAPGVATRGRGNRTFYTYIEKAPAKLSLKITGGLIAHYRDRGNVRIELSKIGGESQTGERETLVASDNSVPPDGKARWVTLSVTTTGLHKLNISDGGDMTSVEWPADLPVSYKSSIDEPIKTSGRWSLYFYVPRGTTVVGLYGGGSPGTILDPTGKKFFSFDDHKAGYYSIPVAAGTDGKLWKVHQAAGAVRLLTVPPYLARSASELLLPREVVQRDSQ; from the coding sequence ATGATCAGAACCAGTTGTGTGCTCGTCTTTCATATGGTCGCTCTGCTAGCTGCGCCTGCGATGGCCAGCGATGCCGTCCAACTGGCCGCCGACGGCAAGTCGCATTTTCCAGTCGTTGTATCGGAAAGCGCCTCGGATCGTCTCCAGCTAGCGGCAAAGACACTTGCTGATTATCTGGGGCGGATCAGCCGTTCGGGCTTTGAAGTGACCACGGGCGATGGCACGCACGGAATTGCCGTCGGCACTGCGCGAAGTTTTCCCTCGCTCAAGTTGTTGTCCGATTTTGATTCGACTGATATCAACCGCCGCGAAGAGTATCTATTACGATCGCACTCCGATGGAATTTGGTTGATCGGTGCGACGGAACTCGCCGTGGAACATGCGATATGGGACTTGCTTTATCGCCTGGGACATCGCCAATTCTTTCCCGGGGAGATTTGGGAGGTCGTGCCCACGGTTCCGAATCTGAACATCGAAGTGGACACCTTCCAGCGGCCCGATTACCTCTCGCGACGAATCTGGTACGGCTATGGTATGTGGGATTACAACTCTGAGCCATACAAGCAATGGTGCGCGCGGAATCGTTGTGTTCCAGGGATTCACCTCAACACGGGCCACGCATATGACCGCGTCGTTAAAGACGCACGAAAAGAGTTTGATCGGCATCCCGAATATTGGCCATTGCTGGATGGCGACCGGAAGCCGGTCAAGAACCCAAAACCTTGTCTCGGAAATCCAGCGGTACGCTCCTTGTTTGTGCAGTATGCTCTGCAGCGACTTGAGAAAGACCCGAACCTCGACAGCATCTCGATGGATCCCAGCGATGGTGGCGGTTGGTGCGAATGTGAGAAGTGTACCCAACTCGGCTCGGTGAGCGATCAGGCGACGACCTTGGCGAACGAAGTCGCGTCCGCTGTGAGCAAACAATTCCCAGGCAAACTCGTAGGAATATACGCCTACAACTATCACTCACCCCCGCCGAGCGTGTTGGTCAACTCCAATGTCGTCGTCAGCGTGGCGACTGCATTTATCAAAGGGGGGCAGTCGCTGGACGAGATCATCACCGGCTGGTCGGCACAGGGGGCGACTCTCGGAATCCGTGAATACTACAGCGTGAATGTCTGGGACCGCGATCAACCTGGACACGCTCGAGGCAGCAAACTCGACTATCTTCGCCGCACGATTCCTGATTTTCACGCCAGTGGGGCACGGTTCATGTCGGCCGAATCGAGCGATAACTGGGGTCCGAATGGCCTCGGCTATTATCTCGCATCGCGCATGTTGTGGGACGTCGATGAAGCCAAACAAGTCGATGACTTGACCGAAGACTTCCTCACCAACTGCTTTGGCCCCGCAAAAGAACCGATGCGCGAGTTCTATCAGCAGCTCGATGGATCAAAGCCGCATTTGGCGTTCGACGATCAACTCGGAAGAATGTTCCGCGCACTCGACTCGGCAAAGCAACTACTGGCCAGCGACAAAACTGCCGCTTCCGACGAATCATCAGAACGCATTAAAGCACGATTGAACGACTTGATCCTGTATGCCCGCTATGTCGACCTCTTTGACCGCTACCAGCATGCCGAGGGCTCAGCACGGCAGGCGGCGTTCGAAGCCATGATTCGCCACACGTACCGCATGCGGCAAACCATGCTCGTCCACGCCAAAGCGCTGTATCGCGACGTCGTCGCCCGCGATAAGAAGGTCTCGATTCCTGTTGATGCCACGTGGTCGGTGGCTGAATCAAAGAATCCTTGGAAAACGAGTACACCTTTCAGTGCAGAGGAACTGAATAGCTTTCTGCGCGAAGGAATTGAACAGCATCAACTGCTAAGTTTGGACTTCGAGCCGATCGCCTACAGCGAAGAGCTTGTCCCGGGAACGTCCTTGAAGCTGACATCAGCCGCTCCCGGTGTGGCTACGCGCGGCCGCGGCAACCGGACTTTTTACACTTATATTGAGAAAGCGCCGGCGAAGTTGTCGCTGAAGATTACCGGTGGATTGATCGCCCATTACCGCGATCGCGGAAACGTGCGGATCGAACTCTCGAAAATCGGCGGTGAAAGCCAAACTGGCGAACGCGAAACACTGGTTGCCAGCGATAACAGCGTGCCGCCCGACGGCAAGGCACGTTGGGTCACTCTCTCCGTCACGACAACCGGCCTGCACAAGCTCAACATCTCCGATGGCGGCGACATGACCAGCGTGGAATGGCCCGCCGATCTGCCGGTCAGTTACAAGTCAAGCATCGATGAGCCGATCAAGACCAGTGGCCGTTGGTCGCTCTATTTCTATGTGCCGCGCGGCACCACGGTCGTCGGTCTGTATGGCGGCGGATCACCCGGCACCATTCTCGATCCTACCGGCAAGAAGTTTTTTTCGTTCGACGACCACAAGGCCGGCTATTACAGCATCCCAGTCGCCGCCGGCACCGACGGCAAACTGTGGAAGGTGCATCAAGCAGCCGGTGCCGTCAGACTGCTGACCGTCCCCCCCTATCTGGCCCGTTCAGCCAGCGAATTGCTGCTGCCTCGTGAAGTTGTTCAGCGTGATTCCCAGTAA
- a CDS encoding Lacal_2735 family protein, producing MFGLFANKKSKLEAKYAQLLEEAHRLSHSSRIQSDLKTAEAEEVLKAIKELEEGQAK from the coding sequence ATGTTTGGATTATTCGCAAACAAGAAAAGCAAACTTGAAGCCAAGTACGCCCAGTTGCTCGAGGAGGCGCATCGCCTATCGCACTCAAGCCGCATTCAAAGTGATCTCAAGACGGCCGAAGCAGAAGAGGTTTTGAAGGCGATCAAGGAGTTAGAGGAAGGCCAAGCCAAATAA
- a CDS encoding DUF2177 family protein → MYYLKLYCCTLLCFFAIDMVWLVLVARGFYQKHLGFLLKDDPNWPAAIVFYLLFIFGMLVFVIVPSLDAGSTKKVLALGCLYGVITYATYDLTNLATVKNWPWIVTVVDVIWGGVLATSVSYLGYLAGKWLQ, encoded by the coding sequence ATGTATTATCTCAAGTTGTACTGCTGCACGCTCCTGTGCTTTTTCGCGATCGACATGGTCTGGTTGGTCTTGGTTGCGCGTGGGTTTTACCAGAAGCACTTGGGGTTCCTGCTCAAGGACGATCCCAATTGGCCGGCCGCTATCGTCTTCTATCTCTTGTTTATTTTTGGGATGTTGGTTTTCGTCATCGTCCCCAGCCTAGATGCCGGCTCCACGAAAAAGGTGCTCGCGTTAGGTTGCTTGTACGGTGTAATCACGTACGCAACTTACGATCTAACCAATCTAGCGACAGTTAAAAATTGGCCGTGGATTGTGACTGTTGTGGATGTGATCTGGGGTGGGGTCTTAGCGACGTCAGTCAGCTATCTGGGCTACCTGGCCGGCAAGTGGTTGCAATGA
- a CDS encoding SOUL family heme-binding protein: MSWKKIIYACLTTFLVAIAYFGWRLTARSAYETAEYTVIEADGSFETRSYPDLMLATTNRKVEPKGDDGSFMRLFQYISGANDNEQKVAMTTPVFMEPQSDENLGQMGFVLPKDVSGERVPEPTDDGVAIEKRAGGKFAVVRFAGQMNSETIAKATKDLQQWMDNRGFVAGGEPELAGYDPPWTPGPLRRNEILIRLQ, from the coding sequence ATGTCTTGGAAAAAAATCATCTATGCCTGCCTCACCACGTTCTTGGTCGCGATCGCCTATTTTGGTTGGCGGCTGACGGCCAGAAGCGCTTATGAGACAGCGGAATACACCGTGATTGAAGCCGACGGTTCATTCGAAACACGCAGCTATCCAGACTTGATGCTGGCAACAACCAATAGGAAAGTTGAACCGAAAGGGGACGATGGTAGTTTCATGCGACTGTTTCAGTACATTAGCGGTGCCAACGACAATGAACAAAAAGTCGCAATGACAACGCCCGTATTCATGGAACCACAAAGCGACGAAAACCTGGGGCAAATGGGATTCGTGCTGCCGAAGGACGTCAGTGGAGAACGCGTGCCAGAACCCACTGATGATGGGGTCGCGATTGAAAAACGCGCTGGCGGAAAATTTGCTGTCGTTCGATTTGCCGGTCAAATGAATAGTGAAACGATCGCAAAGGCGACAAAGGATCTGCAACAGTGGATGGACAACCGCGGCTTCGTCGCAGGTGGCGAGCCGGAGCTTGCGGGATATGATCCCCCATGGACTCCGGGACCATTGCGGCGCAATGAGATTTTGATTCGGTTGCAGTAA
- a CDS encoding fasciclin domain-containing protein, with amino-acid sequence MLKRTTMLASALFAVTVICSPAVGQEKDIVDTAVGAGSFKTLAAALQAADLVEALKSEGPFTVFAPTDEAFSKLPKGTVETLLKPENKDQLVSILTYHVTKGIVPAAKVVELKGAKTLNGQQVDIAVADGNVKVDDANVVKTDIRCSNGIIHVIDQVILPATDDIPTTAVKAGNFSTLVAAAKAAGLVEALSSAGPLTVFAPTDEAFAKLPAGTVESLLKPENKAKLAAILKYHVVKGRVYSADALAAGKANTLQGDALSIAMHGQAAMVNEAKLIATDIDASNGVIHVIDSVLLPPAKQSAVHPRKMIERAIGQGAPLYNSGHASECAQVYMKTAKQILAMENHGMCASSAHRLETAVSMAERTNCSQTQAWTMRRALDDVYSQVR; translated from the coding sequence ATGTTGAAAAGAACCACGATGTTGGCGTCGGCTCTGTTCGCAGTCACCGTTATCTGCAGCCCTGCGGTGGGGCAGGAAAAGGATATTGTGGATACAGCGGTGGGAGCGGGATCATTCAAGACGCTTGCTGCGGCCCTCCAAGCGGCTGATTTGGTCGAGGCGTTAAAATCTGAGGGGCCGTTCACAGTTTTCGCCCCGACCGATGAGGCCTTCTCGAAGTTGCCCAAGGGAACGGTCGAAACACTACTGAAGCCTGAGAACAAAGATCAGCTGGTCAGCATTTTGACCTACCACGTGACCAAGGGAATTGTCCCCGCGGCGAAAGTTGTCGAACTCAAAGGTGCGAAGACGTTGAACGGTCAGCAGGTCGACATCGCTGTGGCCGATGGCAACGTAAAGGTTGATGATGCAAACGTCGTGAAGACAGACATCCGTTGCAGCAACGGCATCATTCACGTCATCGATCAGGTCATTCTGCCAGCGACGGACGACATTCCGACTACCGCAGTCAAGGCCGGCAACTTCAGTACGCTGGTCGCGGCGGCCAAGGCTGCTGGACTTGTCGAAGCTCTTTCGAGTGCGGGACCATTGACCGTGTTCGCTCCTACGGACGAAGCCTTCGCCAAGCTCCCCGCCGGAACCGTCGAGAGTTTGTTGAAACCTGAAAACAAAGCCAAGTTGGCTGCCATCTTAAAGTATCACGTGGTAAAGGGTCGGGTCTATTCCGCAGACGCGCTTGCCGCCGGCAAAGCGAACACGCTTCAAGGCGACGCGCTTTCAATCGCGATGCATGGTCAAGCAGCTATGGTGAATGAAGCAAAGCTGATCGCGACTGACATCGATGCCAGTAATGGGGTGATTCATGTGATCGACTCAGTGCTGCTGCCTCCCGCTAAGCAGTCGGCCGTGCATCCTCGAAAGATGATCGAGCGGGCCATTGGCCAGGGTGCGCCGCTTTACAACTCCGGACATGCGAGCGAATGCGCACAAGTTTACATGAAGACAGCTAAGCAAATCCTAGCGATGGAAAATCACGGGATGTGTGCTTCGTCCGCACACAGGCTGGAGACTGCGGTCAGTATGGCAGAACGGACGAACTGTTCCCAGACCCAGGCCTGGACCATGCGTCGTGCTCTGGATGATGTCTACAGCCAAGTTCGATAA